A region of Pyxidicoccus parkwaysis DNA encodes the following proteins:
- the hrpA gene encoding ATP-dependent RNA helicase HrpA, producing MSGDSPVLAPSGLPTLRFPPELPISSRVEDITAAISAHQVVIVAGATGSGKTTQLPKVLLAMGRGRPRQIGVTQPRRIAATSVAARVARELGTELGTDVGYQIRFEDRSSRQTAVKFMTDGVLLAQIHSDPLLKRYDTIVLDEAHERSLTIDFLLGWLKRILPRRPDLKVVVSSATIETERFSQFFGGAPVIQVEGRTFPVDVLYEPPPEEDELADSVADAVANVLSLDPDGDVLVFLPGEREIREAESALNARELRGTVVQPLYARLSAAEQSRVFATIPQRRVILATNVAETSVTIPGIVYVVDTGVARLSRYDSRSGTTRLHIESISQASADQRKGRCGRVREGICVRLYDEASFTTRPAFTDPEIKRTGLAGVILRMKSLGLGDVEDFPFLDPPQPKAIAEGWRVLEELGAIEGKERTLTPLGHQLARFPVDPRIARMILAGAEYGCLDEVLIVAAALNLQDPRERPRELAQKADELHRRFRDEHSDFTGLLKLWAFVREAEGRGTSHLRRVCRDNFLSFLRVREWRDVQRQLEETVRELRLPRKGRGAPARGDVLHQALLTGLLSRIGQWNPEQRHYTGAKQTRFMVHPSSALAKKPPAWAMAFELVETSQLFARTVAKLDPEWLAAAAPHLLKRSYSEPHWSEKSARAVVKENATLFGLQVFKERPVALAGMDPARARLMFLEHALVRGEYRTRGAFQEKNRQVLERVARLRDKARRSELLDSEALLTFFDQRLPEDVTDGASFEAWRRKAEAADPDVLVLSMEDALSHDPGLSPAHYPDAITLHGASVPVTYTFDPAAEDDGITLSVPLLLLAQLVPGELDWTIPGWQREKLTALLEQLPRAQRKQLGPVPELVDRLEKELVPFRGPLIPALARAVSRLCGVDVPEESFRADAVAPYLRITLRVLDERGKELARSRDADALLEQHGGRARTALRSAAPASDWERKGLTAWTFGELPAVVTRRVGGLDVRSYPALVDRGTAVDLVLLETSAAADAATRTGVRRLLMLAARGHVAVSAARMPPPFPSLDGAPPARGQADAFRALVLARSVDDAFKLAPGAPLPRTKAAFEALVREGSPRIEQAARDWANAVVVTSSELAATLAALKAASKGPSGAAAVRDIRSQLGHLFPANLIEWIPFVRLLNYPRYLLAAQARLSRAVANPAKDAGKAEPFTPLWESFLARRATVRDQEAAQELRWAFEELRVAIFAPEVTTPVSVTVAKVGAALTALR from the coding sequence ATGTCCGGCGACTCACCCGTCCTCGCCCCCAGCGGCTTGCCCACCCTGCGCTTCCCCCCCGAGCTCCCCATCTCGAGCCGGGTGGAGGACATCACCGCGGCCATCTCCGCCCATCAGGTGGTCATCGTCGCGGGGGCCACCGGCTCGGGGAAGACGACGCAGCTGCCGAAAGTCCTGCTCGCCATGGGGCGCGGCCGCCCGCGCCAGATTGGCGTCACCCAGCCCCGGCGTATCGCCGCGACGAGCGTGGCGGCGCGCGTGGCACGCGAGCTCGGCACGGAGCTGGGCACCGACGTCGGCTACCAGATTCGCTTCGAGGACCGCTCGTCCCGGCAGACGGCCGTGAAGTTCATGACCGACGGCGTCCTCCTCGCGCAGATTCACAGCGACCCGCTCCTGAAGCGCTATGACACCATCGTGCTCGACGAGGCCCACGAGCGCAGCCTCACCATCGACTTCCTGCTCGGGTGGCTCAAGCGCATCCTCCCCAGGCGCCCCGACCTCAAGGTGGTGGTGAGCTCGGCCACCATCGAGACCGAGCGCTTCTCGCAGTTCTTCGGGGGAGCTCCGGTCATCCAGGTGGAGGGCCGTACCTTTCCCGTGGACGTGCTCTACGAGCCGCCCCCCGAGGAAGACGAGCTCGCCGACTCCGTCGCCGATGCGGTGGCGAACGTGCTCTCGCTCGACCCGGACGGGGACGTCCTCGTGTTCCTCCCCGGGGAGCGGGAAATCCGCGAGGCCGAGAGTGCCCTGAACGCACGCGAGCTCCGCGGCACGGTGGTGCAGCCCCTGTATGCGCGCCTGTCGGCCGCCGAGCAGTCGCGCGTCTTCGCCACCATCCCCCAGCGCCGGGTCATCCTCGCCACCAACGTCGCGGAGACGTCGGTCACCATCCCGGGCATCGTCTACGTCGTGGACACGGGGGTGGCGCGCCTGTCGCGCTACGACTCACGCTCGGGCACCACGCGCCTGCACATCGAATCCATCTCCCAGGCCAGCGCCGACCAGCGCAAAGGGCGCTGCGGACGCGTGCGCGAGGGCATCTGCGTGCGCCTCTACGACGAGGCGAGCTTCACCACGCGGCCCGCCTTCACTGACCCGGAAATCAAACGCACCGGACTCGCGGGGGTCATCCTGCGGATGAAGTCCCTCGGCCTCGGTGACGTCGAGGACTTCCCCTTCCTCGACCCGCCCCAGCCGAAGGCCATCGCCGAGGGCTGGCGGGTGCTCGAGGAGCTCGGGGCCATCGAGGGCAAGGAGCGCACCTTGACGCCGCTCGGGCACCAGCTCGCGCGCTTCCCGGTGGACCCGCGCATCGCGCGGATGATTCTCGCCGGCGCCGAGTACGGGTGCCTGGACGAGGTGCTCATCGTCGCCGCGGCGCTCAACCTGCAGGACCCGCGCGAGCGGCCACGGGAGCTCGCGCAGAAGGCAGACGAGCTGCACCGGCGCTTCCGTGACGAGCACTCGGACTTCACGGGGCTCCTCAAGCTGTGGGCCTTCGTACGCGAGGCCGAGGGCCGGGGGACGTCCCATCTGCGGCGCGTGTGCCGGGACAACTTCCTGTCCTTCCTGCGGGTGCGCGAGTGGCGGGACGTCCAGCGCCAGCTCGAGGAGACCGTCCGTGAGCTGCGCCTGCCGCGCAAGGGCCGGGGCGCCCCGGCGCGCGGGGACGTCCTGCACCAGGCGCTCCTCACCGGACTCCTGTCCCGCATCGGCCAGTGGAATCCGGAGCAGCGCCACTATACGGGCGCGAAGCAGACGCGCTTCATGGTCCACCCCTCGTCGGCGCTCGCGAAGAAGCCCCCGGCCTGGGCGATGGCGTTCGAGCTCGTGGAGACGTCCCAGCTGTTCGCGCGCACCGTGGCGAAGCTCGACCCGGAGTGGCTCGCGGCGGCGGCCCCCCACCTGCTCAAGCGCAGCTACTCCGAACCGCACTGGTCCGAGAAGTCCGCGCGCGCCGTGGTGAAGGAGAACGCGACGCTCTTCGGGCTTCAGGTCTTCAAGGAGCGCCCCGTGGCCCTGGCCGGCATGGACCCTGCCCGGGCACGGCTGATGTTCCTCGAGCATGCCCTGGTGCGCGGCGAGTACCGCACCCGGGGGGCGTTCCAGGAGAAGAACCGCCAGGTGCTCGAGCGCGTGGCGCGCCTGCGGGACAAGGCCCGGCGCAGCGAGCTACTCGACAGCGAGGCGCTGCTGACGTTCTTCGACCAGCGCCTCCCCGAGGACGTGACGGACGGAGCGAGCTTCGAGGCGTGGCGCCGCAAGGCCGAGGCGGCCGACCCCGACGTGCTCGTCCTCTCGATGGAGGATGCCCTCTCGCACGACCCGGGCCTGTCCCCGGCGCACTACCCGGACGCCATCACCCTGCACGGCGCGTCCGTGCCGGTGACGTACACCTTCGACCCCGCGGCCGAGGACGACGGCATCACCCTGAGCGTGCCGCTGCTGCTGCTCGCCCAGCTGGTCCCCGGCGAGCTCGACTGGACCATTCCTGGATGGCAGCGGGAGAAGCTCACCGCCCTGCTCGAGCAGCTCCCCCGCGCCCAGCGCAAGCAGCTGGGGCCGGTGCCGGAGTTGGTCGACCGTCTCGAGAAGGAACTGGTGCCTTTCCGCGGACCGCTGATTCCAGCGCTCGCGCGTGCGGTGTCCCGGCTATGCGGCGTGGACGTGCCCGAGGAGTCGTTCCGGGCGGATGCCGTGGCGCCGTACCTGCGCATCACGCTCCGGGTGCTCGACGAGCGGGGAAAGGAGCTCGCGCGGAGCCGAGATGCCGACGCGCTGCTCGAGCAGCACGGGGGACGTGCACGGACGGCGCTGCGCAGCGCGGCACCGGCTTCGGACTGGGAGCGCAAGGGGCTGACGGCCTGGACCTTCGGCGAGCTGCCCGCCGTGGTCACCCGGCGCGTCGGCGGGCTCGACGTCCGCAGCTACCCCGCGCTCGTCGACCGGGGCACTGCCGTGGACCTGGTGCTGCTCGAGACCTCCGCCGCCGCCGACGCGGCCACGCGCACGGGGGTCCGCCGGCTCCTGATGCTCGCCGCGCGCGGACACGTGGCCGTCAGCGCCGCGCGCATGCCGCCGCCCTTCCCGTCCCTGGACGGAGCGCCGCCCGCGCGGGGCCAGGCCGACGCCTTCCGGGCGCTCGTCCTCGCACGCAGCGTCGACGATGCGTTCAAGCTCGCACCGGGTGCGCCGCTGCCCCGCACGAAGGCGGCCTTCGAGGCGCTGGTCCGTGAGGGCTCACCGCGCATCGAGCAGGCGGCCCGGGACTGGGCGAACGCCGTCGTTGTCACCTCCTCGGAGCTCGCTGCGACGCTCGCCGCACTCAAGGCAGCATCCAAGGGGCCGAGCGGCGCGGCGGCCGTGCGGGACATCCGCTCGCAGCTCGGGCACCTGTTCCCCGCGAACCTCATCGAGTGGATTCCCTTCGTGCGCCTGCTGAACTACCCGCGCTACCTCCTCGCGGCCCAGGCACGGCTGTCGCGTGCGGTGGCGAACCCCGCCAAGGATGCAGGGAAGGCCGAGCCCTTCACCCCCCTGTGGGAGTCCTTCCTCGCCAGGCGCGCCACCGTGCGTGACCAGGAGGCGGCGCAGGAGCTGCGGTGGGCCTTCGAGGAGCTCCGCGTGGCCATCTTCGCTCCGGAGGTGACGACGCCCGTATCGGTGACGGTGGCGAAGGTCGGCGCGGCCCTCACGGCGCTGCGCTAG
- a CDS encoding DUF5953 family protein has protein sequence MTAAQRTLIIVVHAPALKDHDDRPTAVVHAMERALPGLRLGWTTSDNEDLIALPHRDEWVAANMTNGGFPFLCNDDDNHLVTVAGLENPNGLAAGSPPHFEIHADVPLDAVGIAAAVDVLAGVAEGARAVWGHATPSGYGGIVAQQFRHPGDEPHVPPHGLPSLKLPWDRSTPEIPHFLGWMNYWSAAAARVIGFPDPARDAELLSRARRTASGGWVVQLTDVPLDYDNPAHLDALLRAYERFPAIGGRSAP, from the coding sequence ATGACAGCCGCTCAAAGAACTCTCATCATTGTCGTCCACGCGCCTGCGCTCAAGGACCATGACGACCGCCCGACCGCAGTTGTGCATGCAATGGAACGTGCGCTGCCCGGCTTGCGCCTGGGGTGGACGACGTCGGATAACGAAGACCTCATCGCATTGCCTCACCGCGACGAGTGGGTCGCGGCCAACATGACAAACGGAGGGTTTCCGTTCCTCTGCAACGATGATGATAACCATCTCGTGACGGTTGCCGGACTGGAAAACCCAAATGGTCTTGCCGCAGGGAGCCCGCCGCATTTTGAAATCCATGCGGACGTGCCACTAGACGCAGTCGGCATCGCGGCGGCTGTCGATGTGCTTGCAGGTGTAGCGGAGGGCGCTCGCGCGGTATGGGGGCATGCGACGCCGAGCGGTTATGGTGGGATCGTGGCGCAACAATTCCGCCACCCCGGCGATGAGCCGCACGTTCCTCCCCACGGACTGCCGTCGCTAAAGCTCCCCTGGGACAGGTCCACGCCTGAGATTCCGCACTTTCTCGGGTGGATGAACTACTGGTCTGCGGCTGCCGCACGAGTCATCGGGTTCCCGGATCCTGCTCGCGACGCCGAGTTGCTCTCGCGAGCGCGGCGCACGGCGTCGGGCGGGTGGGTCGTGCAACTCACGGATGTGCCGCTCGATTACGACAACCCCGCCCACCTGGACGCGCTTCTGCGGGCCTACGAGCGTTTCCCGGCGATTGGAGGACGCTCAGCACCTTGA
- a CDS encoding DUF6310 domain-containing protein, whose protein sequence is MAAPEIVVGTVIVLGVVVVGVVIKEALDAYELRGSSAEEVAPAPQTKPASQEPSANRKPKPAPSGQDWFPPGPTEPLERERPECRPVPVRHLGGNDPHNECADKIPNNSFPGWDVLVNGKNFDGLVLTTRTLWDVKTDDFEKQPPRSQRFFVRMKLPGLRNEEKLARECGYNFVIGVRSAAHKAVLFDEDPTLKVVVMDWCLK, encoded by the coding sequence TTGGCCGCTCCCGAGATAGTTGTAGGCACGGTGATTGTTCTTGGCGTGGTGGTAGTGGGAGTTGTCATCAAGGAAGCGCTAGATGCGTATGAGTTGAGAGGGAGCAGCGCGGAAGAGGTAGCCCCCGCGCCCCAGACGAAGCCCGCCTCGCAGGAACCCTCAGCGAATCGAAAGCCCAAGCCTGCGCCATCAGGGCAGGACTGGTTTCCACCAGGGCCGACCGAGCCACTCGAGCGAGAGCGCCCTGAGTGCAGGCCCGTCCCGGTACGACATTTGGGCGGCAACGATCCGCACAACGAATGTGCTGACAAGATTCCCAACAACAGCTTCCCTGGCTGGGATGTGCTCGTCAATGGGAAGAACTTCGACGGACTGGTTCTCACCACGCGCACGCTGTGGGATGTCAAGACGGATGACTTTGAAAAGCAGCCGCCGCGCTCACAGAGGTTCTTTGTCAGGATGAAGCTGCCTGGGCTGAGAAACGAAGAAAAACTCGCCAGGGAATGCGGGTACAACTTCGTCATTGGAGTGCGAAGCGCCGCGCACAAAGCTGTGCTGTTCGACGAAGATCCTACTCTCAAAGTTGTCGTCATGGATTGGTGTTTGAAATGA
- the lanKC gene encoding class III lanthionine synthetase LanKC — protein MEEFASFTYSDRNYFESLSRFPITPVYSDLLQSLLPADWKVTRFDVFLQAHSERTVLKPQGFKIHISSPAAEARTVLQRVVPECVRAEVMFKVVADPRLLRFQNSKRYSRGGSGKFVTIYPPDEACFLRLIEGLHQATRDLEGPYILSDKQYRDSKVVFYRYGGFQRMYQLLTDGTRQTLIRKPDGTGVPDVRTPYFQLPEWVKDPIPDEPEPEQDSTGLLGGRFKVVEALSFTNTGGVYRAIDQQTGLTVCIKEARPHTETWLGGERTVDAITALQREHDNLQRLQGLPCVPRLIELFQAWEHRFLAVSFVEGEPLATVRVSEDFIVMTHVDEPERVVRFCTTWKDLALRLLDAVESIHSRGMVVGDISPGNVLLNRDTGELTLIDFEGALVRGEASAFSAQWFNPGFRRPDRRRVDTLEPADDFYACGMLLYNLVCPIQNQFELDPAHPTFRILDHFVEAGLPSQVRSIIQALLEGRVDAARHEAKSWTPSTRRVLLSEASSPAVSDANLLSDTVRGLARHMLAVMDPSRTDRLFPPDPMAFQTNALNVAHGACGTALFLHDALGELPQAVREWLLVQPVDVTSYAPGLYSGIAGVAWSFMELGLQERALELLALIPNSPLAFQAVDMFDGAAGWGLASLAFHQRTRDEKFLGLACRAGEHLLATAERSEAGVCWRREDGSVPLGFARGGSGMAFFLLSLWRVTNEARYLEAARRAMDFEVAQAQERDGGLVWGVTAGEPGHRPYWLRGGAGVASALIRFFEVLKEERYLSLAHRAARGCAVFFSAAPHLFEGLASMGETLLDMYRVTGEPRYLEQARRKATQALLFRIDKPQGVAFPGRYLQRISHDYGLGGAGIGLFLHRVATRGPRRFHDILEPR, from the coding sequence ATGGAGGAGTTCGCGTCCTTCACCTACAGTGACCGGAACTATTTCGAGTCGCTGAGTCGCTTCCCCATCACTCCTGTCTATTCGGATCTCCTCCAGTCGTTGCTTCCGGCGGACTGGAAGGTCACCCGCTTCGATGTCTTTCTTCAGGCCCACTCGGAGCGCACGGTCCTGAAGCCGCAGGGTTTCAAGATCCACATCTCCTCGCCTGCGGCTGAAGCCCGGACAGTCCTCCAGCGAGTCGTCCCGGAGTGTGTCCGTGCGGAGGTGATGTTCAAGGTGGTCGCCGACCCCAGGCTGCTCCGCTTCCAGAACTCGAAGCGGTACTCGCGGGGAGGCTCGGGCAAGTTCGTCACCATCTATCCCCCGGACGAGGCGTGCTTCCTGCGGCTCATCGAGGGCCTCCACCAGGCCACGCGGGATTTGGAAGGTCCCTACATCCTCTCGGACAAGCAGTACCGGGACAGCAAGGTGGTCTTCTACCGGTACGGCGGCTTCCAGCGGATGTATCAACTGCTCACGGATGGGACACGGCAGACGCTCATCCGGAAGCCGGACGGAACGGGAGTCCCGGATGTGCGGACGCCGTACTTCCAGCTTCCCGAGTGGGTGAAGGACCCGATCCCGGATGAGCCGGAGCCAGAGCAGGACAGCACCGGGCTGCTGGGAGGGCGCTTCAAGGTGGTGGAGGCGCTCTCATTCACGAACACGGGCGGGGTGTACCGGGCCATCGATCAACAGACAGGGCTCACCGTCTGCATCAAGGAGGCGAGGCCGCACACGGAGACGTGGCTGGGAGGGGAGCGGACGGTGGATGCCATCACCGCGCTCCAGCGGGAGCACGACAATCTCCAGCGCCTCCAGGGGCTGCCCTGTGTGCCGCGCCTCATCGAGCTGTTCCAGGCGTGGGAACACCGATTCCTCGCCGTCTCGTTCGTGGAGGGGGAGCCCCTGGCCACGGTCCGGGTCAGCGAGGATTTCATCGTGATGACCCACGTGGACGAGCCCGAGCGCGTCGTGCGCTTCTGCACCACGTGGAAGGACCTGGCGCTCCGCCTGCTGGACGCGGTGGAGTCAATCCATTCGCGCGGCATGGTGGTCGGCGACATCTCGCCGGGCAATGTGCTGCTCAACCGGGACACGGGCGAGCTCACGCTCATCGACTTCGAGGGTGCCCTGGTGCGAGGAGAGGCGTCTGCCTTTTCCGCCCAGTGGTTCAACCCGGGATTCCGCAGGCCGGACCGCCGCCGGGTGGACACGCTGGAGCCCGCCGACGACTTCTATGCGTGCGGCATGCTCCTCTACAACCTGGTCTGTCCCATCCAGAACCAGTTCGAGCTGGACCCTGCGCACCCGACGTTCCGCATCCTCGACCACTTCGTGGAGGCGGGGTTGCCTTCCCAGGTGCGGAGCATCATCCAGGCGCTGCTGGAGGGGCGTGTTGATGCCGCACGCCATGAGGCGAAGTCATGGACGCCCTCGACGCGAAGAGTGCTCTTGAGCGAGGCCTCCTCGCCAGCGGTGTCGGACGCAAACCTGCTGAGCGACACGGTCCGAGGCCTCGCGAGGCACATGTTGGCGGTGATGGACCCGAGCCGGACGGACCGGCTCTTCCCGCCAGACCCCATGGCGTTCCAGACGAACGCGCTGAACGTGGCGCATGGTGCCTGTGGGACGGCGTTGTTCCTCCACGACGCGCTGGGCGAGCTTCCCCAAGCCGTTCGAGAGTGGTTGCTGGTGCAGCCCGTGGATGTCACCTCGTATGCACCGGGGCTCTACTCGGGCATCGCGGGCGTCGCGTGGAGCTTCATGGAGCTGGGGCTCCAGGAGCGGGCGCTGGAGTTGTTGGCGCTGATTCCCAACTCACCGCTGGCCTTCCAGGCCGTGGACATGTTCGACGGGGCCGCGGGCTGGGGGCTGGCCTCGCTGGCCTTCCACCAGCGGACGCGGGACGAGAAGTTCCTCGGGCTGGCATGCAGGGCAGGGGAGCACCTGCTCGCGACTGCTGAGCGCTCTGAGGCTGGCGTCTGCTGGCGTCGGGAGGATGGCTCCGTCCCGCTGGGCTTCGCGCGCGGCGGGAGCGGCATGGCCTTCTTCCTGCTCTCCCTCTGGCGTGTCACGAACGAGGCCCGCTACCTGGAAGCGGCACGGCGGGCCATGGACTTCGAGGTGGCGCAGGCCCAGGAACGGGATGGTGGGCTCGTCTGGGGTGTCACCGCTGGCGAACCGGGACACCGGCCCTACTGGTTGCGCGGGGGCGCGGGCGTGGCCTCCGCGCTCATCCGGTTCTTCGAGGTCCTGAAAGAGGAGCGCTACCTGTCGCTGGCGCACCGGGCAGCGCGTGGCTGCGCGGTGTTCTTCTCCGCGGCGCCTCATCTCTTCGAGGGACTCGCCTCCATGGGCGAGACGCTGCTGGACATGTACCGGGTGACGGGAGAGCCCAGGTACTTGGAGCAGGCGCGCAGGAAGGCGACGCAGGCGCTGTTGTTCCGAATCGACAAGCCCCAGGGCGTGGCGTTTCCGGGGCGCTACCTCCAGCGCATCAGCCACGACTACGGGCTGGGCGGCGCGGGCATCGGGCTGTTCCTGCACCGGGTGGCGACGCGGGGGCCTCGAAGGTTCCACGACATCTTGGAGCCGCGCTGA
- a CDS encoding lysophospholipid acyltransferase family protein, giving the protein MQNPVPAPQLMDLQRSVEHPAMRALFRRVEQPLEELRSFQSVLRALHVEYTLSEEDRAKVPTSGPVVIVANQPFGSIEGLILGDLLTHARPDVRLMGSHLFGNVPESRRWSIPLKACEAWLEGGGALGVFPSATVSHLRLREGQVSDPPWSPRIAALIRRTGATVLPVFFEGRNSALFQLASLIHPELRSALLLSECLKHSHSKVGVRIGRPIRPEKLARYEDDETLIHYLRFKTYLLQRRESPVRPRFLPRFRPQPATVMEPLCEPIPPETLTAEIARLPREALLAEHGDSQVFVATAPQIPSVLREIGRLREKTFREVSEGTGRAIDLDSYDETYLHLFMWNQAKAELVGSYRIGQADEALARGGARALYTSSLFKFDEGFLQRLGPALELGRSFIRAEYQRKPTSLALIWRGIGEYLVRHPRYKVLFGPVSISRDYHSLSRRIMVEFLAQECGDARLAGLVKARRPLKGRMARDERDVLGSLVRDVEDISALVSEIEEDNKDMPVLLRHYLRLNARLLSFSVDPDFGDCIDGLVVVDLRTTDPKILKRFMGDEGYQRFSAAP; this is encoded by the coding sequence ATGCAGAACCCCGTGCCTGCCCCCCAACTGATGGATCTTCAACGCTCGGTGGAGCACCCCGCCATGAGGGCGCTGTTCCGCAGGGTGGAGCAACCCCTGGAAGAGCTCCGCTCCTTCCAGAGCGTGCTGCGCGCGCTGCACGTCGAGTACACCCTCTCCGAGGAGGACCGCGCCAAGGTTCCCACCAGCGGCCCCGTCGTCATCGTCGCCAACCAGCCCTTTGGCTCCATCGAGGGGCTCATCCTCGGGGACCTGCTCACCCACGCCCGCCCGGATGTGCGGTTGATGGGCAGTCACCTGTTCGGCAACGTGCCCGAGAGCCGGCGCTGGAGCATCCCCCTCAAGGCCTGCGAGGCCTGGCTGGAGGGCGGCGGCGCACTGGGTGTCTTCCCCTCGGCCACTGTCTCCCACCTTCGCCTGCGCGAGGGACAGGTCTCGGATCCACCGTGGAGCCCTCGCATCGCCGCGCTCATCCGCCGCACCGGCGCCACCGTGCTGCCCGTCTTCTTCGAGGGACGCAACAGCGCGCTCTTCCAATTGGCCAGCCTCATCCACCCAGAGCTGCGCTCGGCGCTGCTGCTCTCCGAGTGCCTCAAGCACAGCCACTCCAAGGTGGGCGTGCGCATCGGCCGGCCCATCCGCCCCGAGAAGCTCGCTCGCTACGAGGATGACGAGACGCTCATCCACTACCTGCGCTTCAAGACGTACCTGCTCCAGCGCCGCGAGAGCCCCGTCCGCCCGCGCTTCCTGCCCCGCTTCAGGCCGCAGCCGGCGACGGTGATGGAGCCCCTGTGCGAGCCCATTCCTCCGGAGACGCTCACCGCCGAGATTGCCAGGCTGCCGCGCGAGGCATTGCTGGCGGAGCACGGCGACTCCCAGGTGTTCGTGGCCACCGCCCCGCAAATCCCATCGGTCCTGCGGGAGATCGGCCGGCTGCGGGAAAAGACGTTCCGCGAGGTGTCCGAAGGCACCGGCCGCGCCATCGACCTGGACAGCTACGACGAGACGTATCTGCACCTGTTCATGTGGAACCAGGCGAAGGCCGAGCTCGTGGGCAGCTACCGCATCGGCCAGGCGGATGAGGCGCTGGCTCGAGGCGGCGCCCGGGCGCTCTACACCAGCAGCCTCTTCAAGTTCGACGAGGGCTTCCTCCAGCGACTGGGACCGGCGCTCGAGCTGGGGCGCTCCTTCATCCGCGCGGAGTATCAGCGCAAGCCCACCTCGCTGGCCCTCATCTGGCGAGGCATTGGCGAGTACCTGGTGCGCCACCCGCGCTACAAGGTCCTCTTCGGGCCCGTGAGCATCAGCCGCGACTACCACAGCCTCTCGCGCCGCATCATGGTCGAGTTCCTGGCGCAGGAGTGCGGCGACGCGCGGCTGGCCGGCCTCGTGAAGGCCCGCCGCCCCCTCAAGGGCCGCATGGCCCGCGACGAGCGGGATGTGCTCGGCTCCCTGGTCCGAGACGTGGAGGACATCTCCGCGCTCGTCTCCGAAATCGAGGAGGACAACAAGGACATGCCGGTGCTGCTGCGCCACTACCTGCGGCTCAACGCGCGGCTGCTCAGCTTCAGCGTGGACCCCGACTTCGGAGACTGCATCGACGGGCTCGTCGTCGTGGACCTTCGCACCACGGACCCGAAAATCCTCAAGCGCTTCATGGGCGACGAGGGCTATCAGCGATTCTCGGCCGCTCCCTAG
- a CDS encoding lysophospholipid acyltransferase family protein — protein sequence MLRSLAAGVRSGLRIAVFIASVLFVSPLTRLSVWMVSARGPGARKRVGQAILHHYFRFAAWLFGLELQLQGPIPPGGSLIVANHHSYFDIVALAAATPCLFLSKAEVSRWPLIGPGAVAAGIAFVKRDSMRSRKAAMEAIHDRLRSGFTMVNFPTGTTCRSDETLRFRPGLFNSVAGTAVTLAPVSLRYEDGAADWVGDATFLGHLIQLAGRPRLRVRVVFHQTLNAADFEGPRLRERCEALVNEAPAFPLAD from the coding sequence GTGCTCCGCTCGTTGGCGGCAGGCGTGCGCTCGGGGCTCCGCATCGCGGTGTTCATCGCGAGCGTCCTGTTCGTCTCGCCGCTCACGCGACTCTCGGTGTGGATGGTCTCGGCCCGAGGGCCCGGCGCTCGCAAGCGGGTGGGCCAGGCCATCCTCCATCACTACTTCCGGTTCGCGGCCTGGCTCTTCGGGCTCGAGCTGCAGCTCCAGGGGCCCATTCCACCGGGCGGCAGCCTCATCGTCGCCAACCACCACTCGTACTTCGACATCGTGGCGTTGGCCGCCGCGACGCCCTGTCTCTTCTTGTCGAAGGCCGAGGTCAGCCGGTGGCCCCTCATCGGCCCGGGCGCGGTGGCCGCGGGCATTGCCTTCGTGAAGCGGGACTCGATGCGCAGCCGCAAGGCGGCCATGGAGGCCATCCACGACCGGCTTCGGAGTGGATTCACCATGGTGAACTTCCCCACGGGCACGACGTGCCGCAGCGACGAGACGCTCCGCTTCCGGCCCGGATTGTTCAACTCAGTTGCGGGGACCGCCGTCACCCTGGCGCCCGTGTCCCTGCGGTACGAGGACGGCGCGGCCGACTGGGTGGGGGACGCCACGTTTCTGGGCCACCTCATCCAGCTCGCCGGAAGGCCACGCCTCCGTGTCCGGGTGGTCTTCCATCAGACCCTGAACGCCGCGGACTTCGAGGGCCCCCGACTCCGCGAGCGCTGTGAAGCCCTCGTGAACGAAGCACCCGCCTTCCCACTGGCTGACTGA
- a CDS encoding peptidase M23: protein MNRKSLMFAVVALVAAGWASTVTAATANGPICETSAWVNSTTYYNCNGGSHTALDIGNGTCNEWNHRGMLVGNYYYSYAGGCAAACNGSTCNGGAGNYYTVTGGSGWNFRQLHFINNVSSGSKTCDRCALGLVGGTGSATGPHSHSDNRNGTTRHSAWYTNVGTTCGSSGYCNNRVGVPTL, encoded by the coding sequence ATGAATCGGAAGTCCTTGATGTTCGCCGTGGTGGCACTGGTGGCGGCAGGCTGGGCCAGCACAGTCACCGCCGCGACCGCGAACGGCCCCATTTGTGAGACGTCGGCCTGGGTGAATTCGACCACGTATTACAATTGCAACGGCGGCAGCCATACCGCGCTCGACATCGGAAACGGCACCTGCAACGAGTGGAACCACCGCGGCATGCTGGTGGGCAATTACTACTACTCGTACGCGGGCGGCTGTGCGGCCGCGTGCAATGGCTCCACCTGCAACGGTGGCGCTGGCAACTACTACACGGTGACGGGCGGCAGCGGCTGGAACTTCCGCCAGCTGCACTTCATCAACAACGTGAGCTCCGGCTCGAAGACGTGCGACCGCTGCGCGCTGGGACTGGTGGGCGGCACGGGCAGCGCCACCGGCCCGCACTCGCACTCCGACAACCGCAACGGCACCACGCGCCACTCGGCCTGGTACACCAACGTCGGTACCACCTGCGGCAGCAGCGGCTACTGCAACAACCGGGTGGGCGTCCCCACGCTGTGA